One genomic region from Vitreimonas flagellata encodes:
- a CDS encoding ABC-F family ATP-binding cassette domain-containing protein: protein MSSIVVSKLAWALPDGRPLFSDLDLTFGAERAGLVGRNGVGKTTLLKIVAGQLAPRSGCVSVNGRIAVLRQCVQVGPDETIADLFGVRDALALLARAERGEANADDLTHADWTLEARLAAALAPLGLNAGAETKLARLSGGQRTRAALAALVFAEPDFLILDEPTNNLDREGRAAVIDLLAEWRAGAIVVSHDRELLDTMDAIVEMTSLGATRYGGNWSAYRARKALELAAAQHDLADAEKRVVDLARTAQAAIERKARKDSAGKRKALRGDIPKIMLGGMKENAENTGAEHARLVEKRREQAAADVTAARERIEVLQPFAVTLAPTGLAASKQVLRLSDVTAGYEIGAPIIQNLSLEIVGPERVAVTGPNGSGKSTLLALVTGALAPWAGEVRVMAPWAMLDQRVSMLDPALSIRDNFLALNPGADENACRAALARFMFRADAALQIVGTLSGGQMLRAGLACVLGGQAPPQLLVLDEPTNHLDIDSIEAVEAGVRAHDGALLIVSHDETFLEALGVTRRLEMLSGVGNG, encoded by the coding sequence ATGTCGTCTATTGTTGTTTCCAAGCTCGCCTGGGCGTTGCCCGATGGCCGGCCTCTTTTCTCCGATCTTGATCTAACTTTCGGCGCTGAGCGCGCTGGTCTCGTCGGCCGCAACGGCGTCGGCAAGACTACGCTCTTGAAGATCGTCGCCGGCCAGCTTGCGCCGCGCAGCGGCTGCGTCAGCGTGAACGGGCGGATCGCGGTATTGCGTCAGTGTGTGCAAGTCGGCCCGGATGAAACCATCGCTGATCTTTTCGGCGTGCGCGATGCGCTGGCCTTGCTTGCGCGTGCGGAGCGGGGCGAGGCGAACGCCGATGATCTCACGCATGCGGATTGGACGCTCGAAGCGCGGTTGGCAGCGGCGCTGGCGCCATTGGGCTTGAACGCAGGAGCCGAAACGAAGCTCGCAAGGCTTTCCGGCGGCCAACGCACACGCGCAGCGTTGGCCGCGCTTGTGTTCGCGGAGCCCGATTTTCTCATCTTGGATGAGCCGACCAACAATCTCGACCGCGAAGGCCGTGCCGCTGTCATTGACCTTCTGGCCGAATGGCGAGCGGGCGCGATCGTTGTCAGCCATGATCGCGAATTACTCGATACGATGGATGCGATCGTGGAAATGACCTCCCTCGGCGCCACGCGCTACGGTGGGAATTGGAGCGCCTATCGCGCGCGCAAAGCGCTTGAGCTTGCCGCCGCGCAGCATGATTTGGCGGACGCGGAGAAGCGCGTGGTCGATCTCGCACGCACCGCGCAGGCCGCGATCGAACGTAAGGCGCGCAAGGACAGCGCTGGCAAACGCAAAGCTCTGCGCGGCGACATTCCGAAGATCATGCTCGGCGGCATGAAGGAGAATGCCGAGAACACCGGCGCTGAGCACGCGCGTCTCGTGGAAAAGCGACGTGAGCAGGCGGCGGCGGACGTCACCGCCGCGCGCGAGCGGATCGAGGTGCTACAACCGTTTGCGGTGACGCTTGCGCCGACAGGCTTGGCTGCGAGCAAGCAGGTGCTGCGCCTCAGCGATGTGACAGCGGGTTATGAGATCGGCGCGCCGATTATTCAGAACCTCTCGCTGGAGATCGTTGGGCCGGAGCGTGTGGCGGTGACGGGCCCGAACGGCTCGGGCAAGTCGACGCTGCTGGCGCTCGTCACCGGCGCGCTCGCGCCGTGGGCGGGCGAAGTGCGCGTCATGGCGCCTTGGGCGATGCTCGATCAGCGCGTCAGCATGCTCGATCCGGCGCTCTCCATCCGGGACAATTTCTTGGCGCTCAATCCGGGCGCGGACGAGAATGCGTGCCGCGCAGCGCTCGCGCGTTTCATGTTCCGCGCGGATGCGGCGTTGCAGATCGTTGGCACCTTGAGCGGCGGGCAGATGTTGCGGGCGGGGTTGGCGTGTGTGCTCGGCGGGCAGGCGCCGCCGCAATTGCTCGTTCTCGACGAGCCGACCAATCACCTCGACATCGATTCCATCGAAGCCGTGGAAGCGGGCGTGCGCGCTCATGACGGGGCGCTGCTGATTGTCAGTCACGATGAAACCTTCTTGGAAGCTTTAGGCGTCACGCGGCGGCTGGAAATGTTGTCAGGCGTGGGGAACGGTTAG
- a CDS encoding serine hydrolase domain-containing protein, producing the protein MTRRRVGAGIAAVAVTACGAPLVQQQVTNQAPRRPVAPPPAPPAQLTELELTRLREITGSPALAAAVQAESGPVIGWVSGVRRRGADDPVTIADQWHLGSITKSMTATLVARCVEAGLIDWLDTIENVLGEFVPEVREEYRGANFLHLLSHRAGLQTDVMDVGMLGLPLREEDARESRRVVARYALRQEPAGPRETAFEYSQSGYVIAAAMLEAKLGAPWEELMRAHVFTPLGMQSAGFGPPGLSEQGAPQPVGHASWFTQSITPHPPGEGIADIPSAWAPAGSTHASLPDLIAYLNAHRDKADFLKRETWDLMHTPPFGGDYALGWYLRNGGLWHNGTNSMWYAEVLVDPVAKKSAAAACNDGRMETVTPIVHAALMSAVRQDEMSVEHARVVQTAG; encoded by the coding sequence GTGACACGCCGGCGCGTGGGCGCCGGGATCGCCGCCGTCGCCGTGACGGCGTGCGGCGCGCCGTTGGTCCAACAACAAGTCACCAACCAGGCGCCGCGCAGGCCGGTTGCGCCGCCACCCGCCCCGCCGGCGCAGCTCACCGAATTGGAGCTCACGCGCCTGCGCGAAATCACCGGCTCGCCGGCTCTGGCCGCAGCCGTCCAGGCCGAGTCCGGACCTGTGATCGGATGGGTGTCGGGCGTTCGCCGTCGCGGCGCCGATGATCCGGTGACCATTGCCGATCAATGGCATCTGGGTTCGATCACCAAATCCATGACGGCCACCTTGGTTGCGCGTTGTGTTGAAGCCGGTCTGATCGATTGGCTCGATACGATTGAAAACGTGTTGGGCGAATTCGTGCCGGAGGTGCGCGAGGAGTATCGTGGCGCCAATTTCCTTCATCTGCTCTCGCACCGTGCTGGCCTGCAAACCGATGTGATGGACGTCGGCATGCTAGGTTTGCCGCTGAGAGAGGAGGACGCGCGAGAAAGTCGCCGTGTGGTGGCGCGTTACGCGTTGCGTCAGGAGCCCGCCGGTCCGCGCGAAACCGCGTTCGAATATTCGCAGAGCGGTTACGTGATCGCGGCGGCGATGCTGGAGGCGAAACTCGGCGCGCCGTGGGAAGAGTTGATGCGCGCGCACGTGTTCACGCCGCTGGGCATGCAATCGGCCGGCTTTGGTCCACCCGGTTTGAGCGAGCAGGGCGCGCCGCAACCGGTCGGCCATGCGTCTTGGTTCACCCAAAGCATCACGCCGCACCCGCCCGGCGAGGGCATTGCCGATATCCCGAGCGCATGGGCGCCGGCGGGGTCAACGCACGCGTCGCTGCCGGACCTCATCGCCTATCTCAATGCGCACCGCGACAAAGCGGATTTCTTGAAGCGCGAGACGTGGGATTTGATGCACACGCCGCCCTTCGGCGGCGATTACGCGCTCGGTTGGTACCTCCGCAACGGCGGCCTTTGGCACAACGGCACCAATTCCATGTGGTACGCTGAAGTTTTGGTCGATCCTGTCGCGAAGAAATCCGCGGCGGCGGCATGCAATGATGGGCGGATGGAAACCGTGACGCCGATCGTGCACGCAGCGCTCATGAGCGCGGTGCGGCAAGACGAAATGAGCGTCGAACACGCGCGGGTCGTGCAGACGGCCGGTTAG
- a CDS encoding TorF family putative porin, with amino-acid sequence MKRLGLATLALLTPAGVAEAGDFTANVSVVSDYVFRGVSLTDGSPAIQGGFDWVHNDLFYAGTWASNVTDGVELDLYAGVTPTTGPITWDFAITGYFYPGADDEAAEFDYIELSTAASFSPIDKLSLRPAVYFAPDNYGETGEAAYIEISAAYAATDALTLSGAFGSQSIEDPDGPFGAADQDEYATWHVGAVYEFSGFSLDLRYHDNDIDAGSDIETYTYGPDSYESTIVFSIGRAF; translated from the coding sequence ATGAAGCGATTGGGCTTAGCGACGCTTGCATTGCTGACGCCGGCTGGCGTGGCGGAAGCGGGCGACTTCACCGCCAATGTAAGCGTTGTCAGCGATTACGTGTTTCGCGGCGTTTCGCTCACCGACGGTTCGCCCGCGATCCAAGGCGGCTTCGATTGGGTGCACAACGATCTCTTCTATGCCGGCACGTGGGCGTCGAACGTCACCGATGGCGTCGAGCTTGATCTCTACGCAGGCGTCACACCGACAACTGGCCCCATCACCTGGGACTTTGCCATCACCGGCTATTTCTATCCGGGCGCCGACGACGAGGCCGCGGAGTTCGATTACATTGAGCTTTCGACCGCCGCGAGTTTCTCGCCGATCGACAAGCTCTCCCTGCGCCCAGCCGTCTATTTCGCGCCGGACAATTATGGCGAGACCGGCGAGGCCGCTTACATCGAAATCAGCGCCGCCTACGCCGCGACCGACGCCCTCACGCTCTCCGGCGCCTTCGGCTCACAAAGCATCGAAGACCCAGACGGGCCGTTCGGCGCCGCCGATCAGGACGAATACGCCACTTGGCACGTTGGCGCGGTGTATGAATTCTCTGGTTTCAGCCTCGATCTGCGCTACCACGACAACGACATCGACGCCGGCTCCGACATCGAGACCTATACCTACGGCCCGGACAGCTATGAGAGCACAATCGTGTTCTCGATTGGCCGGGCATTCTAA
- a CDS encoding MBL fold metallo-hydrolase codes for MTDAQPQQPKLQIRIIPVTPLQQNCSLIWNEETKNAAFVDPGGDIEKLIGALNHFGLKLTRIWLTHGHVDHAGAADELRERLGVAVEGPHAADQFWLDQIEDAATRYGVPGLRNVTPDRYFEDGEVLEFEGVNFDVSHTPGHTPGHVVIHNRDARIAFVGDVLFQGSIGRTDFPRGNHQQLIDSITQKLWPLGDDMAFVPGHGPTSTFGRERQTNPFVADHITGYAGAEKVDTDIGEQRTSKRYT; via the coding sequence ATGACCGACGCTCAGCCCCAGCAGCCGAAGCTGCAAATCCGCATCATCCCGGTGACGCCGCTGCAGCAGAATTGCTCGCTGATCTGGAACGAAGAGACCAAGAACGCGGCCTTCGTCGATCCGGGCGGCGATATCGAAAAGCTGATCGGCGCGCTCAACCATTTTGGCCTCAAGCTCACACGCATCTGGTTGACACACGGCCATGTCGATCACGCTGGCGCGGCGGATGAATTACGCGAGCGTTTGGGGGTCGCCGTCGAAGGCCCGCACGCGGCGGATCAATTCTGGCTCGATCAGATTGAAGATGCCGCGACACGCTATGGCGTGCCTGGCCTGCGCAACGTGACGCCGGATCGCTATTTCGAAGACGGCGAAGTGCTCGAGTTTGAAGGCGTGAATTTCGATGTTTCACATACGCCGGGGCACACGCCGGGCCATGTCGTGATCCACAATCGTGACGCGCGGATTGCGTTCGTTGGCGACGTCTTGTTCCAAGGCTCGATCGGGCGCACCGATTTTCCGCGGGGCAATCACCAGCAGCTGATCGACTCGATCACGCAAAAACTCTGGCCGCTGGGTGACGACATGGCGTTCGTGCCCGGCCACGGGCCGACCTCGACATTCGGCCGCGAGCGCCAAACCAATCCGTTCGTCGCCGATCACATCACCGGCTATGCGGGCGCCGAGAAGGTGGACACCGACATCGGCGAGCAACGCACGTCGAAGCGCTACACCTAA
- a CDS encoding acyl-CoA thioesterase, translating to MSSLAEVVAALAPEGESFVIDAPEAWAQGRTLYGGMTAALAYEALKRTHGELPPLRSSQFTFVGPASGRLRFTSPLLRRGRSSAIFASECVNDDGAVARAVFVFGGARESKVAHDYLTAPDVARPETLKSFRKEGEGARPGFWNNFETRLASGGRLLEIDAPRPEFAVWTRFLNAGAADPNTALLALADCLPPAAMVHFPQPGPISTMTWTVDVMAPPERLDAWHLLWASSEQAGEGYSMQAMTLWDGAGKPLAVGRQAVAIFV from the coding sequence ATGAGCTCGCTTGCTGAAGTTGTCGCCGCGCTGGCCCCGGAAGGGGAGAGCTTCGTGATTGATGCGCCTGAAGCGTGGGCGCAAGGGCGCACGCTCTATGGCGGCATGACGGCCGCGCTCGCTTACGAAGCACTGAAGCGCACGCATGGCGAGCTGCCCCCGCTCCGCTCCTCGCAATTCACATTCGTGGGCCCGGCCTCTGGGCGTTTGCGTTTCACATCGCCGTTGCTGCGGCGCGGGCGCTCGTCGGCGATCTTCGCCAGCGAATGCGTGAACGACGACGGTGCGGTTGCGCGCGCAGTGTTCGTGTTCGGCGGCGCGCGCGAGAGCAAGGTGGCGCACGATTATCTGACAGCGCCGGACGTCGCGCGGCCCGAAACGCTGAAGTCGTTCCGCAAAGAGGGCGAGGGCGCGCGTCCAGGGTTCTGGAATAATTTCGAGACGCGGCTCGCATCGGGCGGTCGCCTCTTGGAGATCGATGCACCCCGCCCGGAATTTGCAGTGTGGACGCGCTTCCTCAATGCCGGCGCGGCCGATCCGAACACGGCCCTGCTCGCCCTGGCCGATTGCTTGCCGCCAGCAGCGATGGTGCATTTCCCGCAGCCTGGCCCGATCAGCACGATGACATGGACGGTCGACGTGATGGCGCCGCCGGAGCGTCTCGACGCATGGCATTTGCTCTGGGCGTCAAGCGAGCAGGCGGGCGAGGGCTATTCGATGCAAGCGATGACACTGTGGGACGGCGCGGGCAAGCCGCTCGCCGTCGGCCGCCAAGCCGTGGCCATCTTCGTTTAG
- a CDS encoding SDR family NAD(P)-dependent oxidoreductase, producing the protein MFEGKIWWITGASSGIGAALAEALAAKGARLILSGRNEAALRDVAARVGGESLILPFEATDFARVPDVVKQAWAWRGRVDGLVNNAGISQRSLAVDTAFEVYERIIGVDLMAPIRLTQELLPLLVGAGGGHLVAISSVAGIVGAPLRAAYSAAKAGIIGYHDSVRAETTHQGMKVLVVAPGSVQTNVSKNALDGKARTRGFSDTAIDNGMPADVAANTIVAALENGTRELILAEGMEAMGAALRRSNPDQLFDVMAKLIADGYAKKLGAE; encoded by the coding sequence ATGTTCGAAGGCAAGATCTGGTGGATCACGGGCGCGTCGTCCGGCATCGGTGCGGCATTAGCGGAAGCGCTGGCCGCCAAAGGTGCGCGCCTGATCTTGTCGGGACGTAATGAAGCGGCGCTGCGCGACGTGGCGGCGCGTGTTGGCGGCGAGAGCTTGATCCTGCCGTTCGAGGCGACGGATTTCGCGCGCGTGCCGGATGTTGTGAAACAAGCTTGGGCGTGGCGCGGTCGTGTGGATGGCCTCGTCAACAATGCCGGCATCTCGCAGCGTTCGCTCGCGGTCGATACGGCCTTCGAAGTGTACGAGCGCATCATCGGCGTCGATCTCATGGCGCCGATCCGGCTGACGCAGGAATTGTTGCCGCTTTTAGTGGGCGCGGGCGGCGGACATCTGGTGGCCATCTCCAGCGTCGCCGGCATTGTCGGGGCGCCGCTGCGCGCAGCCTATAGTGCGGCGAAGGCCGGCATCATCGGCTATCATGACAGCGTGCGCGCGGAGACGACGCATCAGGGCATGAAGGTGCTCGTTGTCGCGCCGGGCTCGGTGCAGACCAACGTCTCGAAGAACGCGCTCGATGGTAAAGCGCGGACGCGCGGTTTCAGCGACACAGCGATCGACAATGGGATGCCGGCGGACGTCGCGGCCAACACGATTGTGGCCGCGCTGGAAAATGGGACGCGCGAGCTTATCCTTGCGGAAGGAATGGAGGCGATGGGCGCAGCACTTCGGCGCAGCAATCCCGATCAATTGTTCGATGTGATGGCGAAGCTGATTGCCGACGGGTACGCCAAGAAGCTCGGCGCGGAGTGA
- a CDS encoding cytochrome P450: MQLISQTAVEGRPGPNFAPRQSAIDASALTDLHVYAKGQPYALYRELREHAPVAWVDEPISGAGFWAVTRYADVMKVNADPQTFSSQRGGILMGTPKPEQGHPLLTRASLDAMINMDAPWHLELRREHMAFFTPKYLDKLKGRIAQEVTNLLDAMAPHAAEDIDMVEHFSARLPLYTLCELLGVPEPDRPKFLEWMHYLERAQDLAMQQRVGTLQLSPDLLSFIGAFNTNVEEMFAYGRDILEKRRAEPREDLLTAIANAKLDGELLADEYLDGSWLLIVFAGNDTTRNTLSGAMRLLTEFPDQRAKLASQPHLMVNAANEFIRMVSPVIYMRRTAARDTEIAGQEIAEGEKVLMYYGAANRDPSMFDNPDTLNVERANADKHIAFGYGPHVCLGKRVAQIQLEEAYRQILGRYPSATWTGDIDIAPNNFVHAISRLGVRLGG; this comes from the coding sequence ATGCAATTGATCTCTCAGACAGCCGTCGAAGGCAGGCCCGGCCCGAACTTCGCGCCGCGCCAGAGCGCGATTGACGCGTCCGCGCTTACCGATCTGCATGTCTATGCCAAGGGCCAGCCTTATGCGCTCTATCGCGAGCTGCGTGAGCATGCGCCCGTCGCGTGGGTAGATGAGCCCATTAGTGGCGCAGGCTTCTGGGCCGTTACGCGTTATGCCGATGTGATGAAGGTCAACGCGGACCCGCAAACCTTCTCGTCGCAACGCGGCGGCATTCTGATGGGCACGCCAAAGCCGGAGCAGGGCCATCCCCTGCTCACGCGCGCTTCGCTCGACGCCATGATCAACATGGACGCGCCGTGGCACCTCGAATTGCGCCGCGAGCACATGGCGTTCTTCACGCCGAAATATTTGGACAAGCTGAAAGGCCGCATCGCGCAGGAGGTCACCAACCTGCTCGACGCAATGGCTCCGCACGCGGCCGAAGACATCGACATGGTCGAGCATTTCTCCGCGCGCTTGCCGCTCTATACGTTATGCGAATTGCTCGGCGTGCCGGAGCCGGATCGGCCGAAATTCCTCGAATGGATGCACTATCTCGAGCGCGCACAAGATCTTGCCATGCAGCAGCGCGTCGGCACGCTTCAGCTCTCCCCTGACCTGCTGAGCTTCATCGGCGCCTTCAACACAAACGTCGAAGAGATGTTCGCGTATGGCCGAGACATTCTGGAGAAGCGCCGCGCCGAACCACGCGAGGATTTGTTGACCGCCATCGCCAACGCCAAGCTCGACGGCGAGTTGCTGGCCGACGAATACCTCGACGGCTCCTGGCTGCTCATCGTGTTCGCCGGCAACGACACCACGCGCAACACACTCTCAGGCGCGATGCGCCTGCTCACCGAATTTCCAGATCAGCGCGCCAAGCTCGCGAGCCAGCCGCACCTCATGGTCAATGCGGCCAACGAATTCATCCGCATGGTCAGCCCCGTGATCTATATGCGCCGCACCGCCGCGCGGGACACGGAGATCGCCGGCCAAGAGATCGCCGAGGGCGAGAAGGTGCTGATGTATTACGGCGCCGCCAATCGCGATCCGTCCATGTTCGACAACCCCGACACGCTGAATGTCGAGCGCGCAAATGCCGACAAGCACATCGCCTTTGGCTACGGCCCGCACGTCTGTCTCGGCAAACGGGTCGCACAAATTCAGCTTGAGGAGGCTTATCGCCAAATCCTAGGTCGCTATCCAAGTGCGACTTGGACTGGCGACATTGACATCGCGCCGAACAATTTCGTGCACGCGATTTCGCGACTGGGTGTGCGCCTGGGCGGCTGA
- a CDS encoding long-chain fatty acid--CoA ligase produces the protein MIPGLMQPKALQIIDILKFAATAHGGVEIVSRLIEEPMIRLTYRDALNRAERAAKALQRLGVKSGDRVATLAWNTHRHFELFYAAPGLGAVLNTVNPRLFDEQIEYILNHAEAEVLLFDKSFLALVERLRPGMRTVKTFVMLSEKSTHEAGAISALCYEDLLAAEDDGFAWPSIDENAGAMLCYTSGTTGDPKGVLYSHRGIVLHAMASGLNSAFGFDAFDVVMPCSSLFHASAWGLPFAAPINGCKLVMPCDRMDGASLQELIVNEGVTFSGGVPTIWTMYLAHLKQTGETPGKLQRVVIGGSAVPRAMAETFKKDYGVRVLQIWGMTETAPLGVIATPTPALAALGEEKLDEAIWTRQGRLQFGIELKIVGDDGAEAPHDGETSGALMVRGPWTIQRYYRGEKDVADADGWFDTGDIATLDAFGYMRITDRKKDVIKSGGEWISSIDLENVAVACPGVRIAAVVGVPHPKWEERPILVLETHAGANVSENDVRAYLAPRIVKWWTPDAILFDTIPLTATGKINKKVLRQRYADQLMR, from the coding sequence ATGATCCCTGGCCTGATGCAGCCGAAAGCGCTGCAGATCATCGACATCCTCAAATTCGCCGCGACCGCGCATGGCGGCGTGGAGATTGTTTCAAGGCTCATCGAAGAGCCAATGATACGTCTCACATATCGCGACGCGCTCAACCGCGCTGAGCGCGCGGCTAAGGCGCTACAGCGCTTGGGCGTGAAATCTGGCGATCGTGTCGCGACGCTTGCCTGGAACACGCATCGGCACTTCGAACTCTTCTACGCCGCGCCCGGCCTCGGCGCCGTGCTCAACACGGTCAACCCGCGCCTCTTCGACGAGCAGATCGAATACATTCTGAACCACGCCGAGGCGGAGGTTCTGCTCTTCGATAAGAGTTTCCTTGCCCTCGTTGAGCGGTTGCGGCCCGGCATGAGGACGGTGAAGACGTTCGTCATGTTGAGCGAAAAGAGCACGCACGAAGCGGGCGCGATCAGCGCACTTTGCTATGAAGACTTGCTCGCCGCCGAAGACGATGGCTTCGCTTGGCCCAGTATCGATGAGAACGCCGGCGCGATGCTCTGCTACACGTCAGGGACGACCGGCGATCCGAAGGGCGTGCTCTACTCGCATCGGGGCATCGTGCTCCATGCGATGGCGTCGGGGCTGAACAGCGCATTCGGCTTTGACGCATTCGACGTCGTCATGCCCTGCTCTTCCTTGTTTCACGCGTCGGCGTGGGGTCTGCCGTTCGCGGCGCCGATTAATGGCTGCAAATTAGTGATGCCATGCGACCGCATGGATGGCGCGAGCTTGCAGGAATTGATCGTCAACGAAGGCGTGACGTTCTCCGGCGGCGTGCCGACGATCTGGACCATGTATCTCGCGCATTTGAAACAAACCGGCGAAACGCCCGGCAAGCTGCAGCGCGTCGTCATCGGCGGCTCGGCCGTGCCTCGCGCAATGGCCGAGACCTTCAAGAAAGATTACGGCGTCCGCGTGCTGCAGATTTGGGGCATGACCGAAACCGCGCCGCTCGGCGTCATCGCAACTCCGACGCCCGCGCTCGCCGCACTCGGCGAAGAGAAGCTCGATGAGGCGATCTGGACGCGCCAGGGCCGATTGCAATTCGGCATCGAGCTGAAGATCGTCGGCGACGACGGCGCGGAAGCCCCGCACGACGGCGAAACCTCCGGCGCGCTCATGGTGCGCGGGCCGTGGACGATCCAGCGTTATTATCGCGGAGAAAAAGACGTCGCCGACGCCGATGGCTGGTTCGACACCGGCGACATCGCCACACTCGATGCCTTCGGCTACATGCGCATCACCGACCGCAAGAAGGACGTGATCAAATCTGGCGGCGAATGGATTTCGTCAATCGATTTGGAGAATGTCGCGGTCGCCTGCCCCGGCGTGCGCATCGCCGCCGTCGTTGGCGTCCCCCACCCCAAATGGGAGGAGCGGCCAATCCTGGTGCTCGAAACCCACGCGGGCGCGAACGTGAGCGAGAACGATGTGCGCGCTTATTTGGCGCCACGCATCGTCAAATGGTGGACGCCGGACGCCATTCTGTTCGACACGATCCCGCTCACCGCGACCGGCAAGATCAACAAGAAAGTCCTGCGCCAACGCTACGCCGATCAGCTGATGCGCTGA